A single Chryseobacterium sp. DNA region contains:
- a CDS encoding SRPBCC domain-containing protein produces the protein MESAITFNKDFDSNTAYVMKIYSADVSKVWNYFTQSELLDQWWGPRPWRCETIHQDFKEGGIWHYAMIGPNGEKAYSQSKYGEIMEHRSMDWTSAFCDEKGNVNDDFPRSKWLIGFTGVEEGTKVTVNIHYPSQEVMKKMLEMGFEEGFKMGLNQLEEIIG, from the coding sequence ATGGAATCTGCTATCACTTTCAACAAAGATTTTGATTCAAATACGGCCTATGTCATGAAAATTTATAGTGCTGATGTTTCAAAAGTATGGAATTATTTTACCCAATCCGAATTACTGGATCAGTGGTGGGGTCCCAGACCCTGGAGATGTGAAACTATACATCAGGATTTTAAAGAAGGAGGAATCTGGCATTATGCCATGATAGGGCCTAATGGCGAAAAGGCGTATTCCCAATCGAAATACGGCGAAATTATGGAGCATAGAAGTATGGATTGGACGAGTGCTTTCTGTGATGAAAAGGGGAATGTCAATGATGATTTTCCCCGGTCAAAATGGCTGATTGGCTTTACAGGCGTGGAAGAGGGAACAAAAGTAACCGTCAATATCCATTACCCGTCTCAGGAAGTAATGAAAAAGATGCTTGAAATGGGATTCGAAGAAGGGTTCAAAATGGGACTGAATCAGCTGGAAGAAATCATAGGATAA
- a CDS encoding glycoside hydrolase family 65 protein: MKKGLAVFTVFWTGIFGICCAQDPWIIKSDNHTPAHYTGVSVSNGVIGMTSSPEPLKIGSVILAGVYDQYGRGRTSNFLSSFNLLDLNLAINWQQINRNNITNFTQAINFKTATFSGSFDYGDIASIEYKYTALRQLPNNVILTVSIHPKKDLSLVVENNIKTPQGFIQSQQNYNEVSPPHATIPLLTSVAKSPTGALTIAASTTFVFPEEHYSQPKVSHEMRDSDAHLMKFVKKLNASEKTYTFSVIGSLVSSSQGNDPYNTAERLSIYANLQNPVKLYEKHEEEWQDLWKGDIEIEGDPQAQQDIHNMLYHLYSFSREGSDHSLSPVGLSSIGYNGHVFWDTEMFMFKPLLFFHPETAKGLVEYRFNRIEAAERNAAMYGYKGAMFPWESAVSGEEETPVWALSGTYEHHITGDVAFAAWYYYVLTKDIQWLKEKGWPILHKTAEFWQSRVEKEGSQYHIKNVVAADEWAENIDNNAYTNAIAKLNLQFANAAAKVLHLPSNKNWDEIADNLVFTKLENGVTKEHDTYNGDNIKQADVNLLAYPLCVIKDNDQIRKDLRYYQERVPDKKTPAMTKAVFALLYSRLGEGKEAYQWFKESYEPNLLPPFRVLAETEEGDNPYFITGAGGVLQAVIMGFAGVDIDEKGSLKATKNALPPHWKKVIVKGIGPQKLTFSNSQ; the protein is encoded by the coding sequence ATGAAAAAAGGATTGGCTGTTTTCACTGTTTTTTGGACAGGTATTTTTGGGATTTGTTGTGCACAGGATCCCTGGATAATCAAATCTGACAATCATACACCGGCTCATTATACCGGAGTCTCAGTTTCTAACGGCGTTATAGGGATGACCTCATCACCCGAACCGCTTAAAATCGGGAGTGTTATTTTAGCCGGAGTTTATGATCAGTATGGACGGGGAAGAACAAGTAATTTTCTGTCAAGTTTTAATCTGTTGGATCTGAATTTAGCCATCAACTGGCAACAGATTAATAGGAATAATATCACCAATTTTACCCAGGCAATTAATTTTAAGACCGCTACTTTTTCAGGCTCTTTTGACTATGGAGATATTGCTTCCATAGAATATAAATATACAGCGCTGAGACAACTGCCCAACAACGTAATACTGACTGTCAGCATTCATCCTAAAAAAGATCTGTCATTGGTTGTTGAAAACAATATTAAAACACCGCAAGGCTTCATACAGTCTCAGCAAAACTATAATGAGGTAAGCCCTCCACACGCGACCATTCCGCTTCTGACCTCTGTGGCAAAAAGCCCAACAGGAGCACTTACAATTGCGGCCAGTACAACATTTGTATTTCCTGAAGAACACTATAGCCAGCCAAAAGTTTCCCACGAAATGCGGGACAGCGATGCACACCTTATGAAATTTGTTAAGAAATTAAATGCATCAGAAAAAACATATACCTTTTCGGTAATTGGCTCTCTTGTTTCCTCTTCTCAGGGTAATGATCCATACAATACTGCAGAAAGATTAAGTATATATGCAAATTTGCAAAACCCTGTAAAGTTATATGAAAAGCATGAAGAAGAATGGCAGGATTTATGGAAAGGCGATATTGAAATAGAAGGAGATCCGCAAGCACAGCAGGATATTCACAACATGCTGTATCATCTGTATTCTTTTTCCAGAGAAGGATCTGATCATTCATTATCCCCTGTAGGGTTAAGCAGTATCGGCTACAACGGCCATGTTTTTTGGGATACCGAAATGTTTATGTTCAAACCCTTATTGTTTTTCCATCCGGAAACAGCAAAGGGCCTGGTTGAATACCGTTTTAATAGGATAGAAGCAGCTGAAAGAAACGCGGCGATGTACGGATACAAAGGAGCCATGTTTCCCTGGGAAAGCGCTGTTTCCGGCGAAGAAGAAACTCCTGTCTGGGCATTGTCAGGAACATATGAACATCATATAACGGGAGATGTTGCATTTGCAGCATGGTATTACTATGTATTGACCAAAGATATACAGTGGCTCAAAGAGAAAGGCTGGCCTATTCTGCACAAAACGGCTGAATTTTGGCAATCGCGCGTAGAAAAAGAAGGAAGCCAATATCACATTAAAAATGTGGTGGCAGCAGATGAATGGGCAGAGAATATCGATAACAATGCTTATACTAATGCCATAGCAAAGCTGAATTTGCAATTTGCAAACGCCGCCGCAAAAGTTCTTCACCTCCCTTCCAATAAAAACTGGGATGAAATAGCGGATAATCTTGTTTTTACAAAACTGGAAAATGGAGTTACGAAAGAGCATGACACTTATAATGGAGACAACATTAAACAGGCAGATGTCAATTTGCTGGCTTATCCGCTATGCGTTATTAAAGATAACGATCAGATAAGAAAAGATCTGAGATATTATCAGGAACGGGTACCGGATAAAAAAACGCCGGCAATGACGAAGGCCGTTTTTGCATTATTGTACAGCAGGCTGGGAGAGGGTAAAGAAGCTTATCAATGGTTTAAAGAATCTTATGAACCCAATCTTTTGCCGCCATTTAGAGTGTTGGCAGAAACGGAAGAAGGAGACAATCCGTACTTCATTACAGGGGCGGGAGGAGTTTTGCAGGCCGTAATAATGGGTTTTGCCGGTGTTGATATTGATGAGAAAGGATCTTTAAAAGCAACAAAAAATGCATTACCCCCTCATTGGAAAAAAGTTATAGTAAAAGGGATCGGACCTCAGAAGCTGACATTCTCAAACAGCCAATAG
- a CDS encoding response regulator transcription factor, which yields MSNRILLVEDDQSFGAVLKDYLTINNFEVTLATDGEQGLKEFTENEFDICIFDVMMPKKDGFSLAEDVKKIDKNTPIIFLTARNMREDILKGYQLGADDYITKPFDTELLLYKIKAILQRSSTLENEEQEQFKISNIFFDSMLRQLKVGDKEYKLSPKENELLKLLCIHRNDFMPRDLALRKIWKKENYFTARSMDVYIAKLRKLLKDDEGLEIINVHGEGFRLLVKN from the coding sequence ATGAGCAACAGAATATTATTAGTAGAGGACGATCAGAGTTTCGGAGCGGTGCTTAAAGATTATTTAACGATCAATAATTTTGAAGTTACCCTAGCAACAGACGGAGAGCAGGGGCTTAAAGAATTTACGGAAAATGAATTCGACATCTGCATATTTGACGTAATGATGCCTAAAAAGGACGGATTTTCATTAGCGGAAGATGTGAAAAAAATTGATAAAAATACGCCGATCATTTTCCTTACCGCAAGAAATATGAGAGAAGATATTTTGAAAGGGTATCAGCTGGGAGCTGATGATTACATCACAAAACCTTTTGACACCGAGCTTCTTTTGTATAAGATCAAAGCTATTCTTCAGAGAAGTTCTACATTGGAAAATGAGGAACAGGAACAGTTCAAGATCAGTAATATTTTCTTTGACTCGATGCTGAGACAGCTCAAAGTGGGAGACAAAGAATACAAACTTTCTCCAAAAGAAAATGAATTGCTGAAGCTTCTCTGCATTCACAGAAATGATTTCATGCCCAGAGATCTTGCTTTAAGAAAAATCTGGAAAAAAGAAAATTACTTCACCGCAAGAAGTATGGACGTTTATATTGCTAAGCTTCGTAAATTATTAAAAGATGACGAAGGGTTGGAAATTATCAACGTTCACGGAGAAGGATTTAGACTTTTAGTGAAAAATTAG
- a CDS encoding TonB-dependent receptor produces MKLYISRLMLGSLFLFTQFISAQNLSKNQFKVKGNCEMCKTRIEGAAKKAGAKTAVYSIDLQTLTLETGQNTSADEILKKVAEAGHDNEKFKASSETYEGLPGCCHYDRDLPSSQAETHHEHHAGANTAKQDNEFYVRGNCASCKARIEKAAKGAGADAAEWNAEKQTVILNFDPAKTSSDKILKAIADAGHDNEKYKASDAVYNGLPGCCLYDRDFVFGEANPKVHYEEGIKHDDHKEHQTQSADDSHSKNEKNIDGVVVTGSKAATALSKKEAGLVFNIDKKELLKAACCNLSESFETNATVDVSFSNAVTGTKQLKMLGLDQKYTSLTKEQLPEIRGLASAYGLNFIPGRWIESIQLTKGGSTVTNGYESITGQINTELLKNAKTPETSLNLFSDFNGRAEVNITNVSPINDKWSQTFLLHGNGTFGNTDMNGDGFLDRPKGSQINAAYLLNYNDLEKSGFGSHFGINFIRDERTAGQVGFDKKLAQDKQSAYGVGIDISRFQVWNKTGYVFKGKPYQSIGWINQYVYHQQDSFFGLRNYNGQQHTYYSNLIFESIIGNTNHKYKAGASFLYDGYTETYLTNDLKRNEMVPGIFAEYTLTGLKYTLVAGTRVDFHNLAGTQFTPRLNFKYDFTPQTILRLSAGRGFRTANVFAESQQYFASNRAVNILSNGGDIYGLRPEIAWNYGASLQQEFKLFGRKSSIIADFFRTDFQDQVLVDLDKSPQQLTFYNLEGKSFANSFQTQWDLSPFQNFEVRLAYKYYDVQADYIGGRRQVPFMAKHRGFVNLAYATHKNNNGGFWSFDTTLNWVGKQRLPDTSSNPAEFQMPAYSESYAVLNAQVSRNFNKKIRAYVGGENLTSYYQKNAIVDFKNPFGNYFDGGMVYAPIMKANFYVGLDVTF; encoded by the coding sequence ATGAAATTATATATTTCCAGGTTGATGCTTGGTAGCTTATTCTTATTTACCCAATTTATATCTGCTCAGAATCTTTCAAAAAATCAGTTCAAAGTAAAAGGGAACTGCGAAATGTGCAAAACGAGAATTGAAGGAGCAGCCAAAAAAGCAGGAGCCAAAACAGCAGTATATTCCATTGATCTTCAAACGCTGACGTTAGAAACCGGCCAGAATACTTCGGCGGATGAAATCTTAAAGAAAGTAGCGGAAGCAGGCCATGACAATGAAAAGTTTAAAGCTTCTTCCGAAACGTATGAAGGTCTTCCCGGATGCTGCCATTACGACAGAGATCTGCCGTCTTCCCAAGCAGAGACTCATCATGAGCACCACGCTGGCGCTAATACTGCTAAACAAGATAATGAGTTCTATGTAAGAGGAAACTGTGCTTCATGCAAAGCAAGAATTGAAAAGGCGGCAAAAGGAGCCGGTGCGGATGCTGCGGAATGGAATGCAGAAAAACAGACCGTTATTTTGAATTTTGATCCCGCAAAAACCTCATCAGATAAAATTTTAAAGGCCATTGCTGATGCAGGGCACGACAATGAAAAATACAAAGCGTCTGACGCCGTTTATAATGGTCTTCCGGGATGTTGCCTGTATGACAGGGATTTTGTTTTTGGAGAAGCCAATCCAAAGGTTCATTACGAAGAGGGAATCAAACATGACGATCACAAAGAACATCAGACACAATCAGCAGATGACTCCCACAGCAAAAATGAAAAAAATATTGACGGTGTAGTGGTAACAGGTTCTAAGGCTGCAACAGCTTTAAGTAAGAAAGAAGCAGGACTTGTTTTTAATATTGACAAAAAGGAATTATTGAAAGCAGCGTGCTGTAACCTGTCTGAGAGTTTCGAAACCAATGCTACCGTAGATGTTTCTTTCAGCAATGCCGTTACCGGCACAAAACAGCTTAAAATGCTCGGTCTGGACCAAAAATATACCAGCTTAACGAAGGAGCAGCTGCCTGAAATCAGGGGACTGGCTTCGGCATATGGATTAAATTTCATTCCCGGAAGATGGATTGAAAGCATTCAATTGACAAAAGGAGGAAGTACGGTAACCAACGGATATGAAAGTATTACCGGGCAGATCAATACTGAGCTTTTGAAAAATGCAAAAACGCCTGAAACTTCCCTGAATCTTTTTTCCGATTTCAATGGAAGAGCGGAAGTGAACATTACGAATGTCTCTCCCATCAATGACAAATGGTCACAAACTTTCCTTCTTCACGGCAACGGAACGTTTGGAAATACCGATATGAATGGTGACGGCTTTCTTGACAGGCCAAAGGGAAGTCAGATCAACGCGGCTTACCTTCTTAATTATAATGATTTGGAAAAATCAGGGTTTGGATCCCACTTTGGAATCAACTTCATCAGAGATGAAAGAACTGCCGGACAGGTTGGTTTCGACAAAAAGCTGGCTCAGGACAAACAGTCTGCCTATGGGGTCGGAATCGATATTTCAAGGTTTCAGGTATGGAATAAGACAGGCTATGTTTTTAAAGGAAAACCTTACCAAAGTATCGGCTGGATTAACCAGTATGTTTATCATCAGCAAGACAGCTTTTTCGGCCTTAGAAACTATAACGGACAGCAGCATACTTATTATTCCAATCTGATTTTTGAAAGCATCATAGGAAATACCAACCATAAGTATAAAGCAGGAGCAAGTTTTTTATATGACGGTTATACAGAGACCTATTTAACGAATGATCTGAAAAGGAATGAAATGGTTCCCGGTATTTTTGCGGAATATACTTTAACAGGTTTAAAATATACTTTAGTAGCAGGAACCAGGGTCGACTTCCACAACCTTGCAGGAACTCAGTTTACGCCAAGGCTTAATTTTAAATATGATTTCACGCCTCAGACGATCCTAAGACTTTCTGCAGGAAGAGGTTTCAGAACGGCCAATGTTTTTGCGGAAAGCCAGCAGTATTTTGCATCCAACAGAGCGGTTAATATCTTATCAAACGGAGGTGACATCTATGGCCTGAGACCTGAAATTGCATGGAACTACGGCGCTAGTTTACAACAGGAATTCAAGTTATTCGGAAGAAAATCAAGCATTATTGCCGACTTCTTCAGAACGGATTTCCAGGATCAGGTTTTGGTGGACCTAGACAAATCACCTCAGCAACTTACCTTCTATAACCTGGAAGGAAAATCATTTGCCAACTCTTTCCAGACCCAGTGGGATTTGAGTCCTTTCCAAAATTTTGAGGTAAGACTTGCCTATAAATATTATGATGTACAGGCCGATTATATCGGAGGAAGAAGACAAGTACCTTTTATGGCAAAGCACAGGGGCTTTGTCAACTTAGCCTATGCAACCCATAAAAATAACAACGGTGGATTCTGGAGTTTTGATACCACCTTAAATTGGGTAGGAAAGCAAAGGCTTCCGGATACCTCAAGCAATCCTGCTGAATTTCAGATGCCGGCATACTCTGAGTCTTATGCAGTCCTTAATGCACAGGTTTCAAGAAATTTCAATAAAAAGATCAGAGCTTACGTAGGTGGAGAAAACCTTACTTCGTATTATCAGAAAAATGCGATCGTTGATTTTAAAAATCCTTTCGGAAATTATTTTGATGGCGGTATGGTGTATGCCCCCATTATGAAAGCAAATTTCTATGTGGGTCTTGATGTGACTTTTTAG
- a CDS encoding HAMP domain-containing sensor histidine kinase: MNNKFIPIISVFMTISLIVFVTLQFYWLKGYYGALEQDFSNKVYSALENTSKSIEEIEADKYLNKDNRNTILANSSQPSLTTIQQVEDSGTQRQIIYSKNIISKTQLPISQKGDSVKLTTLYTDEAAYKIKKDTTNRELLTADLNTDIENGDYAIKEFVKVYGNNLPIAKRVDPAVLDSVIAKELKMRGITAKFGYGITDKDNKLTSVANKVYKEKKDNNTYSFPLFTDKKDRVLYNLALVFPKKEYSLAMNNWPMLLGTFLSLLTILGIYIISINYMMRQKKLAEVKTDFINNMSHEFKTPLATISVATDSLANDKIATNPDKVKYYSELIKQENLRMKKQVENVLNMSKLERNEVKLFLKETNVRELIKKTTESFNLIVGQRNGSLTQKFNATHYTFKIDEFHISNMLVNLLDNANKYSPEAPEIHVETRNEGSLYVIEVSDKGMGMETQNKTKIFEKFFREETGNIHNVKGQGLGLSYVKKIVELHKGQIIVDSHKGKGSTFTIKLPMS, from the coding sequence ATGAATAATAAGTTCATCCCAATAATTTCAGTGTTTATGACAATCTCACTGATTGTCTTTGTTACACTCCAATTTTATTGGCTGAAAGGATATTATGGTGCACTGGAACAAGATTTTTCAAACAAGGTTTATTCAGCGCTGGAAAACACGTCAAAGAGTATCGAAGAAATTGAGGCTGACAAATATCTGAATAAAGACAATAGAAATACCATTCTTGCCAATAGCAGCCAGCCCTCCCTGACCACCATTCAGCAGGTGGAGGACTCTGGTACTCAGAGACAAATCATCTACTCTAAAAATATCATTTCCAAAACACAGCTTCCGATTTCTCAAAAAGGAGATTCGGTAAAACTCACCACATTATATACTGACGAAGCTGCGTATAAGATTAAAAAAGATACTACCAACCGGGAGCTTCTTACCGCAGATCTTAATACTGACATTGAAAACGGAGATTATGCCATTAAAGAATTTGTAAAAGTATACGGGAACAATTTACCTATTGCCAAGAGAGTGGATCCTGCTGTTCTTGATTCAGTGATTGCAAAGGAGCTGAAAATGAGAGGCATTACTGCTAAATTCGGGTATGGAATAACGGATAAAGATAATAAGCTTACCAGTGTTGCGAATAAGGTATATAAGGAGAAGAAAGATAACAATACCTACAGCTTCCCTCTTTTTACAGATAAAAAAGACCGTGTTTTATATAACCTGGCTTTGGTTTTTCCTAAAAAGGAATATTCACTGGCTATGAATAACTGGCCTATGCTACTGGGGACCTTTCTTTCGTTACTTACTATTTTGGGAATTTATATTATTTCCATCAACTATATGATGAGACAGAAGAAACTTGCTGAAGTGAAAACAGACTTCATCAATAATATGTCTCATGAGTTTAAGACTCCATTGGCAACCATTTCTGTCGCTACAGATTCTCTGGCCAATGATAAGATTGCCACCAATCCCGACAAAGTAAAATATTATTCAGAACTGATCAAGCAGGAGAATTTACGAATGAAAAAACAGGTAGAGAACGTTCTTAATATGTCCAAGCTTGAAAGAAATGAAGTAAAACTGTTCCTGAAAGAGACGAATGTAAGAGAGCTTATTAAAAAGACAACGGAATCTTTCAATCTGATCGTGGGTCAGAGAAACGGTTCCCTTACCCAGAAGTTCAATGCTACCCATTACACGTTTAAGATAGATGAATTTCATATTTCCAATATGCTGGTGAACCTATTGGACAACGCCAATAAATATTCTCCCGAAGCTCCGGAAATTCATGTAGAAACAAGAAATGAAGGATCTTTATATGTAATTGAGGTTTCGGATAAAGGGATGGGAATGGAAACCCAGAATAAAACAAAGATTTTCGAGAAATTCTTCAGGGAAGAAACCGGAAATATTCACAACGTAAAGGGACAGGGCTTGGGTCTTTCTTATGTGAAGAAAATTGTAGAGCTGCACAAAGGGCAGATTATAGTAGACTCCCATAAAGGGAAAGGAAGTACGTTTACAATAAAACTCCCTATGAGCTAA
- a CDS encoding glycoside hydrolase family 97 protein: protein MEKNIVCFCIWILSVINTHGQSLSSPNGQLKLNFKIEGEGIPYYSVHYKDKPVLKDSKLGFMIKPAYSYASEFKAVAVDYSSCNENWTPVWGPNKEVNSHYNEMLVHLVQNKTGWKLDIRFRLFDDGLGFRYEFPIQSDLRHFTINNEITAFNLGKDYKAFWIPADYDTNEFPVTTSQLSEISELIDEVRKEPLAAKAPSAALAVQTPLMLKSQDRIYINIHEAALVNFPAMTLAVDEKNFILSSSLTPDKNGDRGFIQTGSVSPWRTMIISDDARKILSSNLIVNLNEPTKIKDTSWIKPIKYIGVWWEYFTGGGSTWAYSDDQDISIGKTDYNTLKPNGRHGANTKHVKEYIDFAAENGFDAVLVEGWNEGWEDNQAYRKEHIYSFTKAYPDFNVKELQAYAKSKNVKIIMHHETTSSVADYERQLHDGFQFMKDNGYDAVKTGYVGPIIPRSEYHDSQWMVNHYLYVAETAAQYHIMVNSHEAVRPTGLYRTFPNWIAQESARGTEFESFNGNRPDHTTILPFTRLIGGPMDYTPGIFEGDLSAYGNNKAKLSTTLTKQLALYITMYSPLQMAADLIENYRKYPDAFQFIKEVAVDWDSSYILEAEPGDYITIARKAKNKNEWFVGSITDENPREATVDLSFLPRGEKFEATLYKDGKDASWNHNPKNYEISKQQVKSNTQLKIKVAPGGGFAISIKSLKS, encoded by the coding sequence ATGGAAAAAAATATTGTATGCTTTTGTATATGGATACTGTCTGTGATAAACACTCATGGGCAATCCCTTTCATCTCCCAATGGCCAGCTGAAATTAAATTTTAAAATTGAAGGAGAAGGAATTCCTTATTACTCTGTACATTATAAAGATAAACCTGTTTTAAAAGATAGCAAGCTGGGGTTTATGATAAAGCCCGCTTATTCTTATGCCTCTGAATTTAAAGCAGTGGCAGTTGACTACTCTTCTTGTAATGAAAATTGGACCCCGGTATGGGGTCCGAACAAAGAAGTAAACAGCCATTACAACGAAATGCTGGTCCATTTAGTACAAAATAAAACAGGCTGGAAGCTTGATATAAGGTTTAGACTCTTTGATGACGGACTGGGTTTTCGATATGAATTTCCAATCCAGTCTGATTTGAGGCATTTTACGATAAACAATGAAATAACTGCTTTCAATTTAGGCAAAGATTATAAAGCTTTTTGGATTCCTGCGGATTATGATACGAATGAATTTCCTGTGACGACCTCTCAGTTGTCTGAAATTTCTGAACTCATTGATGAGGTTAGGAAAGAACCTTTGGCGGCAAAAGCCCCAAGTGCTGCTCTTGCTGTGCAAACACCGCTGATGCTGAAATCGCAGGATAGAATTTATATCAATATTCATGAGGCGGCTTTGGTCAACTTTCCTGCGATGACACTTGCTGTTGACGAGAAAAATTTTATTTTATCCTCCAGTCTGACTCCTGATAAAAATGGTGACAGAGGCTTTATTCAAACAGGTTCTGTAAGCCCATGGCGTACAATGATAATCAGCGATGATGCGAGAAAAATTTTATCTTCCAATCTTATTGTAAATCTTAATGAACCCACCAAAATTAAAGATACATCCTGGATAAAACCGATCAAATATATTGGAGTCTGGTGGGAATATTTTACAGGTGGAGGCTCTACATGGGCCTATTCCGATGATCAGGACATTAGCATTGGAAAAACAGATTATAATACCCTAAAGCCGAATGGCAGACATGGAGCCAATACAAAGCACGTAAAAGAATATATTGATTTTGCTGCAGAAAACGGATTTGATGCCGTTTTGGTAGAAGGCTGGAATGAAGGCTGGGAAGATAACCAGGCTTACAGAAAAGAACATATTTACAGTTTTACAAAAGCATATCCGGATTTCAATGTAAAAGAACTTCAGGCCTATGCCAAAAGCAAAAATGTAAAGATCATCATGCATCACGAAACAACATCTTCCGTTGCTGACTATGAACGGCAGCTTCATGATGGCTTTCAGTTTATGAAGGATAATGGATATGATGCTGTAAAGACAGGATACGTAGGTCCCATTATCCCCAGAAGTGAATATCATGACAGCCAATGGATGGTAAACCATTATCTGTATGTTGCAGAAACAGCTGCCCAATATCATATTATGGTCAATTCACACGAAGCAGTACGGCCAACAGGATTATACAGAACTTTTCCCAACTGGATTGCCCAGGAATCTGCCCGGGGAACAGAATTCGAATCCTTTAACGGAAACAGACCGGATCATACAACAATTTTACCTTTTACCCGGCTGATAGGGGGGCCTATGGATTATACACCAGGAATATTTGAAGGAGATTTATCTGCATATGGTAACAACAAAGCCAAACTCAGTACAACACTTACCAAGCAACTGGCTCTTTATATCACAATGTACAGCCCTCTTCAGATGGCCGCAGATCTGATTGAAAATTACAGGAAATATCCTGATGCTTTTCAGTTCATCAAAGAGGTTGCCGTTGATTGGGATTCCTCCTATATTCTTGAAGCAGAACCGGGAGATTATATTACCATAGCAAGAAAGGCAAAAAATAAAAATGAATGGTTTGTCGGAAGTATTACCGATGAAAATCCAAGAGAAGCTACGGTGGATTTATCATTTCTGCCCAGAGGAGAAAAGTTTGAGGCGACTCTATATAAAGACGGAAAAGATGCCAGTTGGAATCATAATCCTAAAAACTATGAAATCTCTAAGCAACAGGTGAAGTCCAACACTCAACTGAAAATAAAAGTTGCTCCGGGAGGAGGATTCGCAATAAGCATAAAATCTTTAAAATCATGA